DNA from Bacillus sp. Marseille-P3661:
AAGCAACTTTTTATTGTTCAGAATGCCAGCTTGTGACTGAGAAAAGAATGCATTGTAATACATACACGACTCACAAAACTGGTTATTTAACGTTTAATAATGAAATGGTTAACTTTATTTCAATAACGTTGGCACCAATCTTAGTTCTAATATTTTATTGAGGTGAAAGAATGAGTGATTTAATTAGATATTCCCGACAAATGTTGTTTAGCCCAATAGGTGAAAAGGGTCAAAAAAAAATAAGTAGCAGTAGTGTTCTTATTGTTGGTATGGGTGCGTTAGGAACCGCTCTTGCCAATCATTTAGTAAGAGCGGGTGTAGGGTTTATCCGACTTGTCGATCGCGATTATGTTGAAAAAAGTAATTTGCAACGCCAAATGCTATTTGATGAAGACGATGTAGCAGCAGCGCTGCCAAAGGCAATAGCTGCTGAAAACAAACTGAAAAAAATTAATTCTTCAATTGAAATCGAGGCTCATGTTGCAGATGCTTCGGTTCATAATATTAATGAACTTTTAGAAGGAATCGATATTGTCGTGGATGGAACGGATAACTTTCAAACCAGATTTTTATTAAATGATGCTTGCTATAAACAGGGAATTCCATTTGTGTACGGTGGCGCTGTTAGTGCACGCGGTATGTCGGCAATTTTTATTCCCGAGAAAACTCCATGTTTGCGTTGTTTTATCTCAAGCACTGATCAAGGGGGACAAACGTGTGATACTATAGGCGTTATTTCTCCGATTGTTGACATTGTAGCATCCTATCAGGTGACCGAAGTGTTAAAGTATCTTGTAGGAGATGCTAATGTAAGGAAAAGTATATTAACTTTAGATATTTGGAATAATTACCGATATGAATTAAAGTTTTCATCACCTAGGGAAGAATGTCCAACCTGTCAAAAAAAGGAATACCCTGCCTTAAGAATAGCAGAAACGGAATTAATGACAGTGCTGTGTGGCCGTGAGACTGTACAAATTCAATCTCAACAGCGTTTTGACTTAAGTATATGGGCAGAGCGGTTAGATCAAGTTGGAAAAGTTCAAAAAACACCGTTTTTACTAAAAGTCGAACTGCCAGAAGGCGAACGCTTTGTGCTATTTCCAGATGGAAGAACGCTTGTGCAAGGAACAGAAGATATGGTTAGAGCCAAAACTTTGTACTCCAGGTACATTGGATTGTAGGGTGTTTAATATAAGGAGATAATGGAAGTAATAGGATTTATTCAAAATAGGGGCAGTTTTCACGTTTTATCAAAGGCAATGCCAGCTATTTCTAAGGATAATAATTAATCAAATTAGAGAACCTAATAGCAGGAGGGGATATAAATGATAAGTTCCTTGTTGCGATTAGTGGTAGTGGTCATAAGCTCTACATTTGTTTATCGCTATCGATTCCAAATGGTCAATTATATTCTAAGTAACCAATGGATGAGGAGAATAGCTGTTAGATTATTCATGAATATTCCGTTCGTTAGAGATCGTATGGCAGGACAAATGTTTCGATTCCAATAATGTTGTAGAAGATTGATTTGTGAGTCACCAATAATCTGTTTTAATTTATGGTTCTAAAGGGTGTTGGTTTCATGCCAACGCCCTTTTTTAAAGTTTGGAATAAAGCTTAAGGTTGTTGCTTTTTAACTGTGTTGTTTAGAGCGGAAGTTGTGAGGGTCCTGTGGGATATCCCGAGTGACCAAATCAAGCGCTAAGTGGCTCACCGCCACTCCCCTAAGCAAAATAATGTCGGCAAATTAAGTTAATTTAGTATAGAATGGTGGTTTTTCATGAATTGGGGTTGTATTTGTTTTGACTTAGATAATACACTACTTAATTATGAGAAGGCATTTAAAGAAGGGATGTATTTCACATTTAAGCATTTTTTTTATGGGGAATCCTCAAAATTAGATAAAGTGATAGATCATCGAGAATGGTTTATAATTTTTAAAAAATTATGCGATGAGTTATGGAAAGAGGTTGAAACAAAAAGATGGACAAAGCAAAAGTACCGAGAAAAAAGATTTATATTGTCATTAAATCATTTTGGAGTAAATACAGATAGTGACAAGGCGGAAGAATTTCAAGCCTATTTTTATGCAAATGTTCATCAATTTGTAGAGCCTTTTGAAGGAGTTTACTCATTTATAGAAGAATTAAAAAAAAGGAAAATCCCATTAGGTATTATCACAAATGGAGATGCAGCGCTTCAAAATCGAAAACTACATAAAATTGGCCTAAGTCATTTGTTTCATAAGGAGCAAATATTTATCTCGAGTGAATGCGGATCAGCTAAACCACAACAGCATATTTTTAATATCGCTCATCAGCGTTTAAATAGCTCTTCGGCACCTTCACTATATATTGGGGATTCATGGGAGCTAGATATAGTAGGGGCCATGAATGCAGGCTGGGATACCATTTAT
Protein-coding regions in this window:
- a CDS encoding HAD family hydrolase, with the protein product MNWGCICFDLDNTLLNYEKAFKEGMYFTFKHFFYGESSKLDKVIDHREWFIIFKKLCDELWKEVETKRWTKQKYREKRFILSLNHFGVNTDSDKAEEFQAYFYANVHQFVEPFEGVYSFIEELKKRKIPLGIITNGDAALQNRKLHKIGLSHLFHKEQIFISSECGSAKPQQHIFNIAHQRLNSSSAPSLYIGDSWELDIVGAMNAGWDTIYFNTRNKQPSTSHQPIGECLSISEVKDLLFT
- a CDS encoding ThiF family adenylyltransferase; amino-acid sequence: MSDLIRYSRQMLFSPIGEKGQKKISSSSVLIVGMGALGTALANHLVRAGVGFIRLVDRDYVEKSNLQRQMLFDEDDVAAALPKAIAAENKLKKINSSIEIEAHVADASVHNINELLEGIDIVVDGTDNFQTRFLLNDACYKQGIPFVYGGAVSARGMSAIFIPEKTPCLRCFISSTDQGGQTCDTIGVISPIVDIVASYQVTEVLKYLVGDANVRKSILTLDIWNNYRYELKFSSPREECPTCQKKEYPALRIAETELMTVLCGRETVQIQSQQRFDLSIWAERLDQVGKVQKTPFLLKVELPEGERFVLFPDGRTLVQGTEDMVRAKTLYSRYIGL